From Streptomyces yatensis, one genomic window encodes:
- a CDS encoding ROK family glucokinase, producing MGLTIGVDIGGTKIAAGVVDEEGSILETSQVSTPQTPEGVVDAIADAVRIVSEGHEIEAVGIGAAGYVDDKRATVLFAPNINWRHEALKDKVEQRVGLPVVVENDANAAAWGEYRFGAGVGHDDVVCITLGTGLGGGIIIGGKLHRGRFGVAAEFGHIRVVPDGLLCGCGSQGCWEQYASGRALVRYARQRAAATPENATVLLGLGDGTAEGIEGKHISDAARQGDPVAIDSFRELARWAGAGLADLASLFDPSAFIVGGGVSDEGDLVLEPIRKSFRRWLVGNQWRPHAQVLAAQLGGKAGLVGAADLARQG from the coding sequence ATGGGACTCACCATCGGCGTCGACATCGGCGGTACGAAGATCGCGGCCGGCGTGGTCGACGAAGAGGGCTCGATTCTCGAGACGAGCCAGGTTTCGACCCCGCAGACTCCCGAGGGAGTCGTTGACGCCATCGCGGACGCGGTGCGCATCGTCAGCGAGGGACACGAGATCGAGGCCGTCGGCATCGGCGCGGCCGGATATGTGGACGACAAGCGCGCCACCGTGCTCTTCGCGCCCAACATCAACTGGCGGCACGAGGCGCTCAAGGACAAGGTCGAACAGCGCGTCGGCCTGCCCGTCGTGGTGGAGAACGACGCCAACGCCGCCGCCTGGGGCGAATACCGCTTCGGCGCCGGGGTCGGCCATGACGACGTCGTGTGCATCACGCTCGGCACCGGCCTCGGCGGCGGCATCATCATCGGCGGCAAGCTGCACCGCGGCCGCTTCGGCGTCGCGGCCGAGTTCGGCCACATAAGGGTCGTCCCCGACGGTCTGCTGTGCGGCTGCGGCAGCCAGGGCTGCTGGGAGCAGTACGCCTCCGGCCGTGCGCTGGTCCGCTACGCCCGGCAGCGCGCCGCCGCCACCCCGGAGAACGCCACGGTCCTCCTCGGCCTGGGCGACGGCACCGCCGAGGGCATCGAGGGCAAGCACATCAGCGACGCCGCCCGCCAGGGCGACCCGGTGGCCATCGACTCCTTCCGTGAGCTGGCCCGCTGGGCCGGCGCCGGGCTGGCCGACCTCGCCTCGCTCTTCGACCCCTCGGCGTTCATCGTCGGCGGCGGGGTCTCCGACGAGGGCGATCTGGTCCTGGAGCCGATCCGCAAGTCCTTCCGGCGCTGGCTGGTCGGCAATCAGTGGCGTCCGCACGCCCAGGTGCTCGCCGCCCAGCTCGGCGGCAAGGCCGGGCTCGTCGGCGCCGCCGACCTGGCCCGCCAGGGCTGA
- a CDS encoding endonuclease/exonuclease/phosphatase family protein yields MPLADLPGSTTDPDAAVVRVLSYNIRSMRDDREALARVIRACTPDVVCVQEAPRFFRWRKAAAWLARETGLVYTTGGAPAAGPMILTSLRAHVEHAEDTLLPRVPGLHRRGFATAVLRFGGGHRDTGARKSGEGTPESADGVRLGVVSCHLSLAEAERYEQAGLLLDHLAALDVPYAIAAGDINDRPDGLAFRRIAGKLRDGWATEPWGSEATSNPRNPHQRIDAVFASEGVEIIGCGVPTGLPGVTDEDLLAATDHLPVLAALRLPRVAPV; encoded by the coding sequence GTGCCGCTCGCGGACCTGCCCGGATCCACCACCGACCCGGACGCGGCCGTGGTGCGGGTGCTCAGCTACAACATCCGCTCGATGCGGGACGACCGCGAGGCGCTGGCCCGGGTGATCCGGGCCTGCACCCCCGATGTCGTCTGCGTCCAGGAGGCGCCGCGCTTCTTCCGCTGGCGCAAGGCCGCCGCCTGGCTGGCCCGGGAGACCGGCCTCGTCTACACCACGGGCGGGGCCCCCGCCGCCGGCCCGATGATCCTCACCTCGCTGCGCGCCCATGTGGAGCACGCCGAGGACACCCTGCTGCCCCGTGTGCCCGGGCTGCACCGGCGCGGTTTCGCGACCGCCGTGCTGCGCTTCGGCGGCGGCCACCGCGACACCGGCGCCCGGAAGAGCGGGGAGGGCACCCCGGAGAGCGCCGACGGCGTCCGGCTCGGCGTGGTCAGCTGCCATCTGAGCCTCGCGGAGGCCGAGCGCTACGAGCAGGCCGGGCTGCTGCTGGACCACCTGGCCGCGCTGGACGTCCCGTACGCCATCGCGGCCGGAGACATCAACGACCGGCCGGACGGCCTCGCCTTCCGCCGGATCGCGGGCAAGCTGCGGGACGGCTGGGCCACCGAGCCCTGGGGGAGCGAGGCCACCTCGAACCCCAGGAACCCGCATCAGCGGATCGACGCCGTCTTCGCCTCCGAGGGCGTCGAGATCATCGGCTGTGGGGTCCCGACCGGGCTGCCCGGCGTCACCGACGAGGACCTCCTGGCGGCCACGGACCACCTTCCGGTGCTGGCCGCCCTCCGGCTGCCCCGCGTCGCCCCGGTCTGA
- a CDS encoding alpha/beta hydrolase has product MPLLPGAEPFRHDGGEIGVLVCHGFTGSPQSVRPWADHLAARGLTVSLPLLPGHGTRWQDLAVTGWQDWYAEVDRELRSLIRACERVFVCGLSMGGALALRLAAQHGAEISGLALVNPANRIHDPLAVALPVLRHLVPSVKGIVSDIAKPGAQESGYDRMPLHAVHSMRRFYRVVDAELPQVTQPLLVMHSPQDHVVPPADSERILSQVSSRDVTERLLERSFHVATLDHDAEFIFEETDTFITRLTAGMGEDTDTRTDLGKGSGKEGAAASG; this is encoded by the coding sequence GTGCCGCTCCTGCCCGGAGCCGAGCCGTTCCGCCATGACGGCGGAGAGATCGGCGTCCTCGTCTGTCACGGCTTCACCGGTTCCCCGCAGTCCGTGCGGCCCTGGGCCGACCATCTCGCGGCCCGTGGTCTGACCGTCTCACTGCCGCTGCTTCCCGGCCACGGCACCCGCTGGCAGGACCTCGCCGTCACCGGCTGGCAGGACTGGTACGCGGAGGTGGACCGCGAGCTGCGATCGCTGATCCGGGCCTGCGAGCGGGTGTTCGTCTGCGGTCTGTCGATGGGCGGGGCGCTGGCGCTGCGGCTGGCCGCCCAGCACGGCGCGGAGATCAGCGGCCTGGCCCTGGTGAATCCGGCCAACCGCATCCACGATCCGCTGGCCGTGGCCCTTCCGGTGCTGCGGCATCTGGTGCCCTCGGTGAAGGGCATCGTGAGCGATATCGCCAAGCCGGGGGCGCAGGAGTCGGGCTACGACCGGATGCCGCTGCACGCCGTGCACTCGATGCGCCGCTTCTACCGGGTGGTCGACGCCGAACTGCCCCAGGTGACCCAGCCGCTGCTGGTGATGCACAGCCCGCAGGACCATGTGGTGCCGCCGGCCGACTCCGAGCGCATCCTGAGTCAGGTGTCCTCGCGGGACGTCACCGAGCGGCTGCTGGAGCGCAGCTTCCACGTGGCGACCCTGGACCATGACGCCGAGTTCATCTTCGAGGAGACGGACACGTTCATCACCCGGCTGACGGCGGGTATGGGTGAGGACACCGACACCCGGACCGACCTAGGGAAGGGAAGCGGGAAGGAGGGGGCGGCGGCCAGTGGCTGA
- a CDS encoding lysophospholipid acyltransferase family protein, which produces MKLSVGGALKLTFRPWVEGLENVPAEGPAILASNHLSFSDSFFLPAMLDRKVTFIAKQEYFTTPGVKGRLTAAFFKGVGQLPVDRSGSRGAGEAAIKAGIEVIKRGELFGIYPEGTRSPDGRLYRGKPGGLARVALATGAPVLPVAMIDTEKIQPPGKVMPKLMRPGIRIGKPLDFSRYHGMDGDRFILRSVTDEVMYEIMKLSGQEYVDVYATAAKRQIADAEAARKAAEKEKDKHKSGA; this is translated from the coding sequence ATGAAGCTGTCGGTGGGTGGCGCGTTGAAGCTCACCTTCCGGCCCTGGGTCGAGGGGTTGGAGAACGTCCCCGCCGAGGGGCCGGCCATCCTCGCGAGCAACCACCTCTCCTTCTCCGATTCCTTCTTCCTGCCCGCGATGCTCGACCGGAAGGTCACCTTCATCGCCAAGCAGGAGTACTTCACCACCCCCGGGGTCAAGGGGCGGCTGACGGCGGCCTTCTTCAAGGGCGTCGGCCAACTCCCGGTGGACCGCTCGGGTTCGCGCGGCGCCGGCGAGGCCGCCATCAAGGCGGGCATCGAGGTGATCAAGCGGGGTGAGCTCTTCGGCATCTACCCCGAGGGCACCCGCTCGCCCGACGGACGGCTCTACCGGGGCAAGCCGGGCGGCCTGGCCCGGGTCGCGCTCGCGACCGGTGCGCCGGTGCTCCCCGTGGCGATGATCGACACCGAGAAGATCCAGCCCCCCGGCAAGGTCATGCCCAAGCTGATGCGGCCCGGTATCCGGATCGGCAAGCCGCTGGACTTCAGCCGCTACCACGGCATGGACGGCGACCGCTTCATCCTGCGCTCGGTGACCGACGAGGTCATGTACGAGATCATGAAGCTCTCCGGCCAGGAGTACGTGGACGTCTACGCGACCGCCGCCAAGCGGCAGATTGCGGACGCGGAGGCGGCCCGTAAGGCGGCCGAGAAGGAGAAGGACAAACACAAGTCCGGCGCCTAG
- the macS gene encoding MacS family sensor histidine kinase — protein sequence MSVEQPLWQALTAYRVLTLLYALGLCVYSFEDYDHPLGAVVYLAVLTLWTALTFRMVSSAERCTRRFLVGDLGIAVTGILLTPLVDTHDRIVQGTPTLPSIWTMGAVLGFAIKGGWRWGASASTVVCAANVIERGGFAQDTVHMLSLVWVASVGIGYVVEVARASERTLARALRIEAATRERERLARDIHDSVLQVLAMVQRRGAAIGGEAAELGRMAGEQEIALRTLVSTGLVTPPRGADAAPDPGDLPDAAGPSAPPCPPDPERSDGGPCDLRALLAPHAGSRVTFSEPGAPVLLPAGVAGELAAAVGAALDNVRVHAGEDAQAWILLEDEPDAVMVTVRDDGPGIPEGRLADAEAEGRLGVALSIRGRLRDLGGTAAWISAPGQGTEVELTVPKAPAKKAKAKGEAAR from the coding sequence ATGTCCGTCGAGCAGCCGCTGTGGCAGGCGCTGACCGCCTACCGGGTGCTCACCCTGCTCTACGCGCTCGGCCTGTGCGTCTACTCCTTCGAGGACTACGACCACCCGCTCGGCGCCGTCGTCTATCTGGCGGTGCTCACGCTGTGGACGGCGCTCACCTTCCGGATGGTCTCCTCGGCCGAGCGCTGCACCCGGCGGTTCCTCGTCGGCGACCTCGGCATCGCGGTGACCGGCATTCTGCTCACTCCGCTCGTGGACACCCACGACCGGATCGTCCAGGGCACGCCCACCCTGCCCTCGATATGGACGATGGGCGCGGTCCTCGGCTTCGCGATCAAGGGCGGCTGGCGCTGGGGCGCCTCGGCCTCCACCGTGGTCTGCGCCGCCAATGTGATCGAGCGCGGCGGATTCGCCCAGGACACCGTCCACATGCTGTCGCTGGTGTGGGTGGCGAGCGTGGGCATCGGCTATGTGGTCGAGGTGGCCCGCGCCAGTGAGCGCACCCTCGCCCGCGCGCTGCGCATCGAGGCGGCGACCCGGGAGCGGGAGCGGCTGGCCCGCGACATCCACGACAGCGTCCTCCAGGTGCTCGCCATGGTGCAGCGGCGCGGCGCCGCGATCGGCGGCGAGGCGGCCGAACTGGGCCGGATGGCGGGGGAGCAGGAGATCGCGCTGCGCACCCTGGTCTCCACCGGCCTGGTGACCCCGCCGCGCGGGGCGGACGCCGCACCCGACCCGGGCGACCTCCCGGACGCGGCGGGCCCGTCGGCCCCGCCCTGTCCGCCCGACCCCGAGCGCTCCGACGGCGGACCCTGCGATCTGCGGGCCCTGCTGGCGCCGCACGCCGGCTCCCGGGTCACCTTCTCCGAACCGGGCGCCCCGGTGCTCCTCCCGGCGGGCGTCGCCGGAGAGTTGGCCGCCGCCGTGGGCGCCGCCCTGGACAACGTACGGGTCCACGCCGGGGAGGACGCCCAGGCCTGGATCCTGCTGGAGGACGAGCCGGACGCGGTGATGGTGACCGTACGGGACGACGGCCCCGGCATCCCCGAGGGCCGGCTGGCGGACGCGGAGGCGGAGGGCCGCCTGGGGGTGGCCCTGTCGATCCGGGGGCGGCTGCGCGACCTCGGCGGCACCGCCGCGTGGATCTCGGCGCCGGGGCAGGGCACCGAGGTGGAGTTGACGGTTCCGAAGGCGCCTGCGAAGAAGGCGAAGGCGAAGGGGGAAGCGGCACGATGA
- a CDS encoding response regulator, which produces MTAQHDGRPMRVMVVDDHPMWRDAVARDLAEAGFDVVATAGDGPQAVRRAKAAGPDVLVLDLNLPGLPGVEVCKEVLADRPELRVLVLSASGEHGDVLEAVKSGATGYLLKSASTEELLDAVRRTAAGDPVFTPGLAGLVLGEYRRLAGEPAPTAADQPAAPQLTERETEVLRLVAKGLSYKQIAERLVISHRTVQNHVQNTLGKLQLHNRVELVRYAIERGLDDA; this is translated from the coding sequence ATGACCGCTCAGCACGACGGCCGCCCGATGAGGGTGATGGTGGTCGACGACCATCCGATGTGGCGCGACGCGGTGGCCCGGGACTTGGCCGAGGCCGGGTTCGACGTGGTGGCCACGGCCGGGGACGGACCGCAGGCGGTCCGCCGGGCCAAGGCCGCCGGGCCCGACGTCCTGGTGCTCGACCTCAACCTGCCCGGGCTGCCCGGGGTCGAGGTGTGCAAGGAGGTCCTCGCCGACCGCCCCGAGCTGCGGGTGCTGGTGCTCTCCGCGAGCGGTGAGCACGGGGACGTCCTGGAGGCGGTCAAGTCCGGGGCCACCGGCTATCTGCTGAAGTCGGCCAGCACCGAGGAGCTGCTGGACGCGGTGCGCCGCACGGCGGCCGGCGACCCGGTGTTCACCCCCGGCCTCGCGGGCCTGGTGCTCGGCGAGTACCGGCGGCTCGCGGGCGAGCCCGCCCCCACCGCCGCCGACCAGCCCGCCGCCCCGCAGCTCACCGAGCGTGAGACGGAGGTGCTGCGGCTGGTGGCCAAGGGGCTGTCGTACAAGCAGATCGCCGAGCGGCTGGTCATCTCGCACCGCACGGTGCAGAACCACGTCCAGAACACCCTCGGCAAACTCCAGCTGCACAACCGCGTGGAGCTGGTCCGCTACGCCATCGAGCGCGGCCTGGACGACGCCTGA
- a CDS encoding 6-phosphofructokinase, translating into MRVGVLTGGGDCPGLNAVIRAVVRKGVQEYGYDFIGFRDGWRGPLENDTVPLDIRAVRGILPRGGTILGSSRTNPLKSEDGIRRVKETLVKQEVDALIAIGGEDTLGVAARLSGDYGIACVGVPKTIDNDLSATDYTFGFDTAVNIATEAIDRLHTTAESHMRVLVVEVMGRHAGWIALHSGLAGGANVILLPEQRFDVDQVCSWVESRFKIRYAPIVVIAEGAMPRDGDAVLKDDSLDSFGHVRLSGVGEWLAKEIEKRTGKEARTTVLGHVQRGGTPSAFDRWLATRFGLHAIDAVRDEDFGKMVALRGTDIVRVPLAEATARLKTVDPSLYAEAEVFFG; encoded by the coding sequence ATGCGGGTCGGAGTGCTGACCGGCGGCGGTGACTGCCCCGGGCTCAACGCGGTCATCCGCGCCGTCGTGCGCAAGGGCGTACAGGAATACGGCTATGACTTCATCGGCTTCCGGGACGGCTGGCGAGGCCCTCTCGAGAACGACACCGTTCCCCTCGACATCCGCGCGGTGCGCGGCATCCTGCCGCGCGGCGGCACCATCCTCGGCTCCTCCCGCACCAACCCCCTCAAGAGCGAGGACGGCATCCGGCGGGTCAAGGAGACCCTGGTCAAGCAGGAGGTCGACGCGCTGATCGCGATCGGCGGCGAGGACACCCTCGGCGTCGCCGCCCGGCTCTCCGGCGACTACGGGATCGCTTGCGTCGGCGTCCCCAAGACCATCGACAACGACCTGTCCGCCACCGACTACACCTTCGGCTTCGACACCGCCGTCAACATCGCCACCGAGGCCATCGACCGGCTCCACACCACCGCCGAATCGCATATGCGCGTGCTCGTCGTCGAGGTGATGGGCCGTCACGCCGGGTGGATCGCCCTGCACTCGGGGCTGGCCGGCGGCGCCAATGTCATCCTCCTCCCCGAGCAGCGCTTCGACGTCGACCAGGTCTGTTCCTGGGTCGAGTCCCGCTTCAAGATCCGCTACGCCCCGATCGTGGTCATCGCCGAGGGCGCGATGCCCAGGGACGGCGACGCGGTCCTCAAGGACGACTCGCTGGACTCCTTCGGCCATGTCCGGCTCTCCGGGGTCGGCGAGTGGCTGGCCAAGGAGATCGAGAAGCGCACCGGCAAGGAGGCCCGCACCACCGTCCTCGGCCATGTCCAGCGCGGGGGCACGCCCAGCGCCTTCGACCGCTGGCTGGCCACCCGCTTCGGGCTGCACGCCATCGACGCGGTGCGGGACGAGGACTTCGGGAAGATGGTGGCGCTGCGCGGCACCGACATCGTCAGGGTTCCGCTTGCCGAGGCGACCGCACGGCTCAAGACCGTCGATCCCTCGCTCTACGCCGAGGCCGAGGTCTTCTTCGGCTGA
- a CDS encoding anthranilate synthase family protein has product MHHTAEAVVARLLADDAPPFALLHRRTPGRAPDTVEVLLGPVGEVERLTDIPLPTGAPKDGAPVADALALVPFRQIRERGFEVRDDGTPLAVLRPRESYELPLAEALEALPAHRVRVEDGAFDVDDDAYASIVSRVLEDEIGTGEGANFVIRRTFRGEIPGFGSSDALALFRRLLAGERGAYWTYVVRLADGRTLVGASPEVHVRMSGGTVVMNPISGTYRYPESGASAEGLLEFLHDRKEVEELSMVVDEELKMMCTVGDMGGTVIGPRLREMAHLAHTEYELRGRSSLDVREVLRETMFAATVTGSPVQNACRVIERYEPLGPDGAARGYYAGALALIGRDGGGAQTLDSPILIRTADIDPGGSLKVAVGATLVRHSDPHGEVAETHAKAAGVLTALGVRPAPVRPEGPDPRPRLADDPRVRAALDARRADLAPFWLRMQQTPSSAEEPVAGGLSGHALVIDAEDTFTAMLAHLLRTSGLTVTVRRYDEPGVREAALAHQGPVVLGPGPGDPGDAADPKMRFLRALTAELVAGHRHGLLGVCLGNELIAAELGLEIVRKDVPFQGAQERIDFFGREETVGFYNTFTARCDEAAETELAMHRVELSRDPVTGDVHALRGPGFAGVQFHPESVLSRDGAALVAELLAAVLV; this is encoded by the coding sequence ATGCACCACACCGCTGAGGCCGTCGTCGCCCGGCTGCTCGCCGACGACGCGCCGCCCTTCGCCCTGCTGCACCGACGCACCCCGGGCCGGGCACCCGACACCGTAGAGGTACTGCTCGGCCCGGTCGGCGAGGTGGAGCGGCTGACCGACATCCCGCTGCCCACCGGCGCGCCGAAGGACGGCGCGCCGGTGGCGGACGCCCTCGCGCTGGTGCCGTTCCGGCAGATCCGCGAGCGGGGGTTCGAGGTGCGCGACGACGGCACGCCGCTGGCCGTGCTGCGCCCGCGGGAGAGCTACGAGCTGCCGCTCGCCGAGGCGCTGGAGGCGCTGCCCGCGCACCGGGTGCGGGTCGAGGACGGGGCGTTCGACGTGGACGACGACGCGTACGCGTCCATCGTGAGCCGGGTCCTCGAGGACGAGATCGGCACCGGCGAGGGCGCCAACTTCGTCATCCGGCGGACGTTCCGGGGCGAGATCCCGGGCTTCGGCAGCAGCGACGCGCTCGCGCTCTTCCGGCGGCTGCTGGCCGGTGAGCGGGGCGCCTACTGGACGTATGTGGTGCGGCTGGCGGACGGGCGGACGCTGGTGGGGGCCAGCCCCGAGGTGCATGTGCGGATGTCCGGCGGAACCGTCGTGATGAACCCGATCAGCGGGACCTACCGCTACCCCGAGAGCGGGGCGAGCGCGGAGGGGCTGCTGGAGTTCCTGCACGACCGTAAGGAGGTGGAGGAGCTGTCCATGGTCGTGGACGAGGAGCTGAAGATGATGTGCACCGTCGGCGACATGGGCGGGACGGTGATCGGGCCCCGGCTCAGGGAGATGGCGCATCTCGCGCACACCGAGTACGAGCTGCGCGGCCGCTCCTCGCTCGACGTCCGGGAGGTGCTCCGCGAGACGATGTTCGCCGCGACGGTCACCGGGTCGCCGGTGCAGAACGCCTGCCGGGTGATCGAGCGCTATGAGCCCCTCGGGCCGGACGGCGCCGCGCGTGGCTACTACGCCGGGGCGCTCGCGCTGATCGGGCGGGACGGCGGCGGCGCCCAGACCCTGGACTCGCCGATCCTGATCCGCACCGCCGACATCGACCCCGGAGGATCGCTGAAGGTGGCGGTCGGCGCCACGCTCGTCCGCCACTCCGACCCGCACGGCGAAGTGGCCGAGACCCACGCCAAGGCGGCCGGGGTGCTGACCGCGCTGGGCGTGCGACCGGCGCCCGTACGGCCGGAGGGGCCGGATCCGCGGCCGCGGCTCGCGGACGATCCGCGGGTGCGGGCGGCGCTGGACGCGCGGCGTGCGGACCTGGCGCCGTTCTGGCTGCGGATGCAGCAGACCCCGTCGTCGGCGGAGGAGCCCGTGGCCGGGGGGCTGTCCGGGCATGCCCTGGTGATCGACGCGGAGGACACGTTCACCGCGATGCTCGCGCATCTGCTGCGCACCTCGGGTCTGACCGTGACCGTGCGGCGGTACGACGAGCCGGGGGTGCGGGAGGCGGCCCTGGCGCACCAGGGGCCCGTGGTGCTCGGCCCGGGGCCGGGCGACCCCGGCGACGCCGCCGACCCCAAGATGCGGTTCCTGCGGGCGCTGACCGCCGAGCTGGTGGCCGGGCACCGGCACGGGCTGCTGGGGGTGTGCCTGGGGAACGAGCTGATCGCGGCCGAGCTGGGGCTGGAGATCGTGCGCAAGGACGTGCCGTTCCAGGGCGCGCAGGAGCGGATCGACTTCTTCGGGCGCGAGGAGACCGTCGGCTTCTACAACACCTTCACGGCGCGCTGCGACGAGGCGGCGGAGACGGAGCTGGCGATGCACCGCGTGGAGCTGAGCCGGGACCCGGTGACCGGCGATGTGCACGCGCTGCGCGGACCGGGCTTCGCCGGTGTGCAGTTCCACCCGGAGTCGGTGCTGTCCCGGGACGGGGCGGCGCTGGTGGCGGAGCTGCTGGCGGCCGTGCTGGTCTGA
- a CDS encoding trp operon leader peptide: protein MFARLTMTWWWTAHPAAH from the coding sequence ATGTTCGCGCGACTGACCATGACCTGGTGGTGGACCGCTCATCCGGCGGCCCACTGA
- a CDS encoding Uma2 family endonuclease — MTAEPLPDWLIPPPGGFTAEDLLRLPGLPPHTELIDGSLVFVSPQQKWHSRVINLLVRELDQQAPDALRADREMTVRLAKRQAPEPDVIVVTREAYERDEPSTFYLPEDVVLAVEAVSPDSEERDRDTKPRKYAKAGIRHYWRVENDEGRTVVYTYESDPATECFSLTGIHHDKLAITAPFTVDIDLTTIGRRTG; from the coding sequence ATGACTGCCGAGCCGCTGCCCGACTGGCTGATCCCGCCGCCTGGCGGCTTCACCGCCGAGGATCTTCTGCGGCTGCCCGGACTTCCTCCACACACCGAGCTCATCGACGGGAGCCTCGTCTTCGTGAGCCCGCAGCAAAAATGGCACAGCCGGGTGATCAATCTGCTGGTCAGGGAGCTGGACCAGCAAGCCCCCGACGCCTTGCGGGCCGATCGCGAGATGACCGTGCGCCTCGCCAAGCGCCAGGCTCCCGAGCCGGACGTCATCGTGGTGACCCGTGAGGCGTACGAGCGCGACGAGCCATCCACGTTCTACCTGCCGGAAGACGTCGTGCTGGCGGTCGAGGCCGTGTCGCCGGACTCGGAGGAGCGGGACCGCGACACCAAGCCACGGAAGTACGCGAAGGCCGGCATCCGCCACTACTGGCGGGTGGAGAACGACGAGGGCCGCACCGTCGTCTACACCTACGAGAGCGACCCGGCCACGGAGTGCTTCTCCCTGACCGGAATCCACCATGACAAGCTCGCGATCACAGCGCCCTTCACGGTGGACATCGACCTCACCACCATCGGCAGGCGCACCGGCTGA
- a CDS encoding class II 3-deoxy-7-phosphoheptulonate synthase, with protein sequence MTVNAESHAGGHTWQSLPAAQQPDWPDRAALRDVIAELESYPPLVFAGECDALRHRLGAVARGEAFLLQGGDCAEAFDGVGADQIRNKLKTLLQMGAVLTYAGSVPVVKVGRIAGQYSKPRSKPTETRDGVTLPTYRGDSVNGFEFTPEARIPDPQRLKRMYQASASTLNLVRAFTTGGYADLRQVHAWNQDFVKSSPSGQRYEALAREIDRALSFMNACGVDPEEFKTVEFFSSHEALILDYETALTRTDSRTGDLYDVSGHMVWIGERTRQLDGAHIEFASKVRNPVGVKLGPTTTPEEALSLIERIDPDREPGRLTFITRMGADKVRDKLPNLVEKVTASGAQVVWVCDPMHGNTFEAASGHKTRRFDDVLDEVKGFFEVHKELGTHPGGIHVELTGDDVTECVGGGDEIFVDDLHQRYETACDPRLNRSQSLDLAFLVAEMYRDQ encoded by the coding sequence GTGACCGTGAACGCTGAATCCCACGCCGGTGGCCACACCTGGCAGTCTCTTCCCGCGGCGCAGCAGCCCGACTGGCCGGACCGAGCGGCTCTGCGCGATGTGATCGCTGAGCTTGAGTCCTATCCGCCGCTCGTCTTCGCGGGCGAGTGCGACGCGCTGCGGCACCGCCTGGGGGCCGTGGCGCGGGGCGAGGCGTTTCTGCTGCAGGGTGGGGACTGCGCCGAGGCATTCGACGGTGTGGGCGCCGACCAGATCCGTAACAAGCTGAAGACGCTGCTGCAGATGGGCGCCGTGCTGACCTACGCCGGATCCGTCCCCGTGGTGAAGGTGGGCCGGATCGCCGGGCAGTACAGCAAGCCGCGCTCGAAGCCGACCGAGACCCGGGACGGGGTGACCCTGCCCACATACCGTGGCGACTCCGTCAATGGATTCGAGTTCACCCCCGAGGCGCGGATCCCGGATCCGCAGCGGCTGAAGCGGATGTACCAGGCGTCGGCCTCGACGCTGAACCTGGTGCGCGCCTTCACCACCGGCGGCTACGCCGACCTGCGCCAGGTGCATGCCTGGAACCAGGACTTCGTGAAGTCGTCGCCGTCGGGTCAGCGCTACGAGGCGCTGGCGCGCGAGATCGACCGGGCGCTGTCCTTCATGAACGCCTGCGGGGTGGACCCGGAGGAGTTCAAGACCGTCGAGTTCTTCTCCTCGCACGAGGCGCTGATCCTGGACTACGAGACGGCGCTGACCCGCACCGACTCGCGCACCGGTGATCTGTACGACGTGTCCGGGCACATGGTCTGGATCGGTGAGCGCACCCGGCAGCTGGACGGGGCGCATATCGAGTTCGCCTCGAAGGTCCGCAACCCGGTGGGCGTGAAGCTGGGCCCGACGACCACGCCGGAAGAGGCGCTGTCGCTGATCGAGCGGATCGACCCGGACCGCGAGCCGGGCCGGCTGACCTTCATCACCCGGATGGGCGCGGACAAGGTCCGCGACAAGCTGCCCAACCTGGTGGAGAAGGTGACCGCCTCCGGTGCGCAGGTCGTCTGGGTCTGCGACCCGATGCACGGCAACACCTTCGAGGCGGCCTCCGGGCACAAGACCCGCCGCTTCGACGATGTGCTGGACGAGGTCAAGGGCTTCTTCGAGGTCCACAAGGAGCTCGGCACCCATCCTGGCGGCATCCACGTGGAGCTGACCGGCGACGATGTCACCGAGTGCGTGGGCGGCGGCGACGAGATCTTCGTCGACGATCTGCACCAGCGCTACGAGACGGCGTGTGACCCGCGGCTCAACCGCAGCCAGTCGCTGGACCTGGCGTTCCTGGTGGCGGAGATGTACCGGGACCAGTGA
- a CDS encoding (2Fe-2S)-binding protein, whose amino-acid sequence MYVCSCFGITEQQVRQHAETGACTPRQIAGACKAGTDCGSCVRKIQALLGRGACPRREALDPVVLTTAAVTTSATAAVAATAVPAPTAAEAA is encoded by the coding sequence GTGTACGTCTGCTCATGCTTCGGCATCACCGAGCAGCAGGTGCGTCAGCACGCGGAAACGGGCGCGTGCACCCCGCGCCAGATCGCCGGTGCCTGCAAGGCGGGCACGGACTGCGGATCGTGCGTGCGGAAGATCCAGGCGCTGCTGGGTCGCGGTGCATGCCCCCGGCGCGAGGCGCTGGACCCGGTCGTCCTGACGACGGCCGCGGTGACGACGAGCGCGACGGCGGCTGTCGCCGCCACTGCCGTTCCGGCGCCGACGGCGGCCGAGGCGGCCTGA